A window from Vidua macroura isolate BioBank_ID:100142 chromosome 20, ASM2450914v1, whole genome shotgun sequence encodes these proteins:
- the KCTD7 gene encoding BTB/POZ domain-containing protein KCTD7 isoform X1 gives MFQWQRSTATASYPAELLPRARGMVVVTGQNKVSATPDDAMSSSDAEDDFQEPATPTASQAGQALPLLPQQFPEVVPLNVGGMFFTTRLSTLRRYEDTMLAAMFSGRHYIPTDAEGRYFIDRDGTYFGDILNFLRSGDLPPRERVRSVYKEAQYYSIGPLLDNLEDIQPLKGEKVRQAFLGLMPYYKDHLERIIEIAKLRAMQRKARFAKLKVCVFKEEMPITPYECPHFNSLRFERSESETKLFEHHCEVDVSFGPWEAVADVYDLLHCIVTDLSARGITVDHQCIGVCDKHLINHYYCKRPIYEFKITWW, from the exons CACTGCCACGGCCTCCtacccagcagagctgctccccagagccAGAGGGATGGTGGTAGTCACGGGGCAGAACAAAGTGAGTGCCACCCCGGACGATGCCATGTCGAGCTCGGATGCAGAGGATGATTTCCAAGAGCCGGCCACTCCCACCGCCAGCCAGGCAGGACAAGCGCTAcctctgctgcctcagcag TTCCCAGAAGTTGTCCCACTGAACGTGGGGGGGATGTTTTTCACCACCAGACTGTCCACGCTGCGCAGGTACGAGGACACCATGCTGGCAGCCATGTTCAGTGGCAGGCACTACATCCCCACGGACGCTGAGGGCAGGTACTTCATCGACAGGGATGGCACCTACTTCGG agacATACTAAACTTCCTACGATCTGGTGACCTGCCCCCCCGAGAGCGAGTGAGGTCAGTGTACAAGGAAGCTCAGTATTATTCCATAGGACCCTTGCTAGACAATCTAGAGGATATCCAGCCtcttaaaggagaaaaagttaGACAAGCTTTCCTGGGCCTAATGCCATATTACAAAG accACCTGGAGCGGATAATCGAGATAGCCAAGCTGCGAGCCATGCAGAGGAAGGCCAGGTTTGCCAAGCTGAAGGTGTGCGTGTTCAAGGAGGAGATGCCCATCACTCCCTACGAGTGCCCCCACTTCAACTCGCTGCGCTTCGAGCGCAGCGAGAGCGAGACCAAGCTCTTTGAGCACCACTGCGAGGTGGACGTGTCCTTCGGGCCCTGGGAGGCCGTGGCCGATGTCTACGACCTCCTGCACTGCATCGTCACCGACCTGTCCGCCCGCGGCATCACCGTGGACCACCAGTGCATCGGCGTGTGCGACAAGCACCTCATCAACCACTACTACTGCAAGCGCCCCATCTACGAGTTCAAGATCACCTGGTGGTGA
- the KCTD7 gene encoding BTB/POZ domain-containing protein KCTD7 isoform X2, protein MVVVTGQNKVSATPDDAMSSSDAEDDFQEPATPTASQAGQALPLLPQQFPEVVPLNVGGMFFTTRLSTLRRYEDTMLAAMFSGRHYIPTDAEGRYFIDRDGTYFGDILNFLRSGDLPPRERVRSVYKEAQYYSIGPLLDNLEDIQPLKGEKVRQAFLGLMPYYKDHLERIIEIAKLRAMQRKARFAKLKVCVFKEEMPITPYECPHFNSLRFERSESETKLFEHHCEVDVSFGPWEAVADVYDLLHCIVTDLSARGITVDHQCIGVCDKHLINHYYCKRPIYEFKITWW, encoded by the exons ATGGTGGTAGTCACGGGGCAGAACAAAGTGAGTGCCACCCCGGACGATGCCATGTCGAGCTCGGATGCAGAGGATGATTTCCAAGAGCCGGCCACTCCCACCGCCAGCCAGGCAGGACAAGCGCTAcctctgctgcctcagcag TTCCCAGAAGTTGTCCCACTGAACGTGGGGGGGATGTTTTTCACCACCAGACTGTCCACGCTGCGCAGGTACGAGGACACCATGCTGGCAGCCATGTTCAGTGGCAGGCACTACATCCCCACGGACGCTGAGGGCAGGTACTTCATCGACAGGGATGGCACCTACTTCGG agacATACTAAACTTCCTACGATCTGGTGACCTGCCCCCCCGAGAGCGAGTGAGGTCAGTGTACAAGGAAGCTCAGTATTATTCCATAGGACCCTTGCTAGACAATCTAGAGGATATCCAGCCtcttaaaggagaaaaagttaGACAAGCTTTCCTGGGCCTAATGCCATATTACAAAG accACCTGGAGCGGATAATCGAGATAGCCAAGCTGCGAGCCATGCAGAGGAAGGCCAGGTTTGCCAAGCTGAAGGTGTGCGTGTTCAAGGAGGAGATGCCCATCACTCCCTACGAGTGCCCCCACTTCAACTCGCTGCGCTTCGAGCGCAGCGAGAGCGAGACCAAGCTCTTTGAGCACCACTGCGAGGTGGACGTGTCCTTCGGGCCCTGGGAGGCCGTGGCCGATGTCTACGACCTCCTGCACTGCATCGTCACCGACCTGTCCGCCCGCGGCATCACCGTGGACCACCAGTGCATCGGCGTGTGCGACAAGCACCTCATCAACCACTACTACTGCAAGCGCCCCATCTACGAGTTCAAGATCACCTGGTGGTGA
- the KCTD7 gene encoding BTB/POZ domain-containing protein KCTD7 isoform X3 → MPCRARMQRMISKSRPLPPPARQDKRYLCCLSRLSTLRRYEDTMLAAMFSGRHYIPTDAEGRYFIDRDGTYFGDILNFLRSGDLPPRERVRSVYKEAQYYSIGPLLDNLEDIQPLKGEKVRQAFLGLMPYYKDHLERIIEIAKLRAMQRKARFAKLKVCVFKEEMPITPYECPHFNSLRFERSESETKLFEHHCEVDVSFGPWEAVADVYDLLHCIVTDLSARGITVDHQCIGVCDKHLINHYYCKRPIYEFKITWW, encoded by the exons ATGCCATGTCGAGCTCGGATGCAGAGGATGATTTCCAAGAGCCGGCCACTCCCACCGCCAGCCAGGCAGGACAAGCGCTAcctctgctgcctcagcag ACTGTCCACGCTGCGCAGGTACGAGGACACCATGCTGGCAGCCATGTTCAGTGGCAGGCACTACATCCCCACGGACGCTGAGGGCAGGTACTTCATCGACAGGGATGGCACCTACTTCGG agacATACTAAACTTCCTACGATCTGGTGACCTGCCCCCCCGAGAGCGAGTGAGGTCAGTGTACAAGGAAGCTCAGTATTATTCCATAGGACCCTTGCTAGACAATCTAGAGGATATCCAGCCtcttaaaggagaaaaagttaGACAAGCTTTCCTGGGCCTAATGCCATATTACAAAG accACCTGGAGCGGATAATCGAGATAGCCAAGCTGCGAGCCATGCAGAGGAAGGCCAGGTTTGCCAAGCTGAAGGTGTGCGTGTTCAAGGAGGAGATGCCCATCACTCCCTACGAGTGCCCCCACTTCAACTCGCTGCGCTTCGAGCGCAGCGAGAGCGAGACCAAGCTCTTTGAGCACCACTGCGAGGTGGACGTGTCCTTCGGGCCCTGGGAGGCCGTGGCCGATGTCTACGACCTCCTGCACTGCATCGTCACCGACCTGTCCGCCCGCGGCATCACCGTGGACCACCAGTGCATCGGCGTGTGCGACAAGCACCTCATCAACCACTACTACTGCAAGCGCCCCATCTACGAGTTCAAGATCACCTGGTGGTGA